A window of Candidatus Polarisedimenticolia bacterium genomic DNA:
GGACAAGGCGAAGGTCGTCTTCGAGGCGCTGGACGAGGCGGAGGGGATGATGGCGTGAAAGTCCTGGTCCTCGACAACTACGATTCGTTCACCTACAACCTGGTCCAGTACCTGGGAGAGCTGGGGGCCGAGGTGGAGGTCCATCGCAACGACGCCATCAGCGTGGAGCGGGCGCTGCACGGCCGCTACGAGCGGCTGGTGATATCGCCGGGACCCGGCACGCCGGCGCGCGCCGGGATTACCGTGCCGCTGGTGCGGGAGGCTGCGGGACGGATCCCGCTGCTCGGCGTCTGCCTCGGCCATCAGGCCATTGGCGAGGCTTTCGGGGGAAAAGTGGTGCGGGCGGCGGCGATCTTCCATGGCAAGACCTCCGAGATCCGGCACGACGGGCGCTCCGTCTTCCGCGGACTGCCCAACCCCTTCACCGCCACGCGCTACCATTCCCTGGTGATCGATCCCGGCACCCTTCCCTCCTGCCTGGAGGTGAGCGCCCAAACGGACGACGGCGTCATCATGGGCGTCCGGCATCGCCATCTACCGGTGGAGGGAGTCCAGTTCCATCCCGAATCGATCCTGACGCCGCAGGGGATGGCTCTTCTGGCGAACTTCCTGGAGAGTGCATGAGCCGGATGGAGGAGGCCCTGAAAGAGCTGGTCCTGGGCCATGATCTGCCGGCCGATTTGGCGGGCGCCTGTTTCGAAGAGATTATGGACGGCAGCGTCGACGGAGCTCTCCTGGGAGGGTTCCTCATCGCCTTGCGCATGAAGGGGGAGACACCGGAGGAGATCGCCGCCTTCGCCGCGGCGATGCGGGAACGGTCCGTCGGGCTCCCCGGAGCGCGGGACGAGGAGCTGCTCGACACCTGCGGCACGGGAGGCGACGATCTGGGCGGGTTCAACGTTTCCACCCTCACCGCGCTGGTGGCCGCGGGAGCGGGAGCAAAGGTCGCGAAGCATGGCAACCGCGCCAGCTCGGGCCGGTGCGGCAGCGCCGACCTGCTCGCGCACCTGGGAGTGCGCATCGACGCCGATCCGGGCACGGTGGCGCGCTGCCTCGACGAAGCGGGCATCGGGTTCCTGTTCGCGCCGGCGATGCACCCTGCGGTGAAAGGGGCCACGCCGGCGCGGCGTGCCCTGGGGGTGCGGACCGTCTTCAACCTCCTCGGGCCTCTCAGCCATCCGGCCCGCGCCGCCTCCCAGCTCATGGGGGTGTTCGACCGGCGCTGGGTCGAGCCGGCCGCCCGGGCCCTCGCGGCCCTCGGGTCGCGCCGGGCCCTGGTGGTGCACGGCCAGGACGGAATGGACGAGATCACCACCACCGCCCCCACCTGGGTCGCGGAGCTGTCCAACGGCCAGGTGCGCTCCTACGAAATCGATGCGCGGGATTTCGGGATTGCGCGGGCCGATGCGGCGGCGCTGCGCGGCGGCGGGCCGGAACAGAACGCCGCCATTGCCCGGTCGATCCTCTCGGGCGAGCGCGGCCCAAGGCGGGACCTGGTGGTGGCCAACGCCGCCGCGGCGCTGTGGGTGGCGGGCAAGGGGGCCGATCTGGGGGAGGGAAAGAGGCTGGCGGAGCAGTCGATCGATACCGGCGCGGCCGCGCGCAAGCTGGACGACCTGGTGCGGCTGACGGGGGAGAAGGAAAGATGACCCGGGCCACGGGTGATTTCCTGGAAAAGATCATGAGCGGCAAGCGCTCTGAGATTGCCCGGCTCGCGGAGCCTGGCGCGCGCCGCCGCATCGAAGAGGCGCTGAGTCGCGCACCGCGGGTCAGGAGCTTTCCCGCGGCGCTCGCCGCGGGAAGCGGGTTGCGGATCATCGCGGAGGTGAAGCGCGCTTCTCCCAGCCGCGGGCGTCTGGTGGAGCACTACGATCCCGCCGCCCGGGCGAGGGATTACGAAGCGGGCGGCGCCGCCGCCTTGTCGGTCCTTACC
This region includes:
- a CDS encoding aminodeoxychorismate/anthranilate synthase component II — its product is MKVLVLDNYDSFTYNLVQYLGELGAEVEVHRNDAISVERALHGRYERLVISPGPGTPARAGITVPLVREAAGRIPLLGVCLGHQAIGEAFGGKVVRAAAIFHGKTSEIRHDGRSVFRGLPNPFTATRYHSLVIDPGTLPSCLEVSAQTDDGVIMGVRHRHLPVEGVQFHPESILTPQGMALLANFLESA
- the trpD gene encoding anthranilate phosphoribosyltransferase encodes the protein MSRMEEALKELVLGHDLPADLAGACFEEIMDGSVDGALLGGFLIALRMKGETPEEIAAFAAAMRERSVGLPGARDEELLDTCGTGGDDLGGFNVSTLTALVAAGAGAKVAKHGNRASSGRCGSADLLAHLGVRIDADPGTVARCLDEAGIGFLFAPAMHPAVKGATPARRALGVRTVFNLLGPLSHPARAASQLMGVFDRRWVEPAARALAALGSRRALVVHGQDGMDEITTTAPTWVAELSNGQVRSYEIDARDFGIARADAAALRGGGPEQNAAIARSILSGERGPRRDLVVANAAAALWVAGKGADLGEGKRLAEQSIDTGAAARKLDDLVRLTGEKER